The Zonotrichia albicollis isolate bZonAlb1 chromosome 9, bZonAlb1.hap1, whole genome shotgun sequence genome has a window encoding:
- the INPP5D gene encoding phosphatidylinositol 3,4,5-trisphosphate 5-phosphatase 1 isoform X2 — MGLVWHLKYPVPREEEEAADELEEDTDLVPTPPVLPPRNILMALPSSETKEASSLPENPRVADVNKLSLSETLLQRLQYQDTSSVSDEHLKLIQDYLRVHIISDFEMVQTGSSNLPQLKKLLTALCKGLFSEASRTLPSLESIQKVFEQQLHPGAHQRSQMLGEASPVNIVLKLNQLISLLSSIEEKVKTLLIEGPDSTHRRSLIPPVTFEVKTDSLGIFSKMQLKVDVEMGKLIIKRSKDGPEDKFYTHKKILQLIKSQKVPNKLVIVVETEKEKTQRKEYIFSDSKKREGFCQLLQQMKNKHSEQPEPDMITIFIGTWNMGAAPAPKKITSWFLSKGQGRTRDDTADYIPHDIYVIGTQEDPQGEKEWLETLRQSLQEITSISFKVIAIHTLWNIRIVVLAKPEHENRISHICTANVKTGIANTLGNKGAVGVSFMFNGTSFGFVNSHLTSGSEKKHRRNQNYTNILRFLTLGDKKLSPFNITHRFTHLFWLGDLNYRVEQPPTEAENIIQKIRQQQYPELLAFDQLLLERRDQKVFLQFEEEEITFAPTYRFERGTREKYVYTKQKATGMKYNLPSWCDRVLWKSYPMVHVVCQSYGCTTDIMTSDHSPVFATFEVGVTSQFVSKNDSKYTDSQGEIEFLHCYATLKTKSQTKFYIEFHSSCLESFVKSQEGENEDGNEGELVVKFVEALPKLTPIISDPEYLLDQHILISIKSSDSDESYGEGCIALRIEATESLAPIHTVLTHHGEKTGVFQGEIKLQTSQGKQREKLYDFVKIERDEITGQKPKNISNLEPNKDWDPANRKSKSTHLMAREAAAIARYWGSAVTSPDSLGKEDILRSTPTDISNPNYLGMAPFSQQPSATCQLKQISSSEQAPSHWNYEQQSKENTSLMGQSHSSSTSPSLSPLSPKPSLQPTASRSISNWSQEYQPPDLGKSTAEPVLQEEGQQRPEMFENPLYGSMGSKGKVAPKKEQEYPKALRKEQPPLPEQICHLTKPQEPECSKTSGKQPSPPFLVPTQRFRSYTSSCQLEEKNTGEKSQGKPKMTTPLENSAPLKKLVKPSRPEVSIQGQQNKPPLPSKSRAVLDMQNSKGRDYRDSSELPHSGKHRLEEGPVGRTTTP; from the exons ATGGGCCTGGTATGGCACCTCAAATATCCAGTGCCGcgggaagaggaggaggctgctgaTGAACTGGAGGAGGACACTG ACCTGGTACCCACACCTCCTGTCCTGCCCCCACGCAACATCCTGATGGCACTGCCGAGCAGTGAGACAAAGGAGGCCTCTTCTCTCCCCGAAAACCCACGGGTGGCAGACGTGAATAAACTGTCCCTTTCTGAGACACTACTCCAGCGACTGCAGTACCAGGACACAAGCAG TGTCTCTGACGAGCATCTGAAACTCATCCAGGATTACCTGCGAGTTCACATCATCAGTGACTTTGAGATGGTGCAGACTGGCTCAAGCAATCTTCCTCAGCTGAAGAAATTACTTACAGCTCTTTGCAAAGGACTCTTCAG TGAGGCCTCGAGGACTCTCCCATCTCTGGAGTCCATCCAGAAGGTgtttgagcagcagctgcatccTGGTGCCCACCAGCGCTCCCAG ATGCTTGGTGAAGCAAGTCCAGTCAATATTGTATTGAAACTCAACCAGCTGATTTCTTTGCTGTCATCTATTGAAGAAAAG GTGAAAACACTGTTGATTGAAGGTCCTGATTCAACACACCGTCGCTCCCTTATCCCCCCTGTCACTTTTGAG GTGAAAACTGACTCCCTAGGAATTTTCTCAAAAATGCAACTCAAAGTGGATGTGGAAATGGGAAAACTGATTATCAAGAGATCTAAGGATGGTCCAGAAGACAAATTTTATACCCACAAGAAAA TCTTGCAGCTCATCAAGTCCCAGAAGGTTCCAAACAAGCTGGTTATTGTTgtggaaacagaaaaagaaaaaacacagcggaaggaatatattttttctgattCCAAG AAGAGAGAAGGGTTCTGCCAGCTTTTGCAGCAGATGAAGAATAAGCACTCGGAACAACCAGAGCCTGATATGATCACCATTTTCATTGGCACCTGGAATATGG gcgcagccccagccccaaagAAGATCACCTCCTGGTTCCTCTCCAAGGGGCAGGGGAGGACCCGTGATGACACTGCTGACTACATCCCTCATGACATCTATGTGATTGGCACCCAGGAGGATCCCCAGGGGGAGAAGGAATGGCTGGAGACCCTAAGGCAGTCTCTGCAGGAAATCACCAGTATCAGCTTCAAAGTG ATAGCCATCCATACCCTCTGGAACATCAGGATCGTTGTCCTGGCCAAGCCAGAGCACGAGAACCGCATCAGCCACATCTGCACAGCCAACGTGAAGACGGGCATCGCAAATACGCTGG GTAATAAAGGAGCAGTGGGGGTGTCATTCATGTTTAATGGAACTTCCTTTGGGTTTGTTAACAGCCATTTGACTTCAGGAAGTGAAAAGAAACACAG ACGCAACCAGAACTACACGAACATCCTGCGCTTCCTGACCCTGGGAGATAAGAAACTGAGTCCATTTAACATCACTCATCGCTTTACTCATCTGTTCTGGCTGGGAGACCTGAACTACCGTGTGGAACAGCCCCCAACG GAAGCAGAGAATATTATCCAGAAGATCAGGCAGCAGCAGTATCCGGAGCTGCTGGCTTTCGACCAGCTTCTCCTCGAGAGAAGAGACCAAAAGGTGTTCCTGCAGTTCG AGGAAGAGGAGATTACTTTTGCTCCAACCTACCGCTTTGAGAGAGGCACCCGGGAGAAGTATGTTTACACCAAGCAAAAAGCTACAGGG ATGAAGTACAACTTGCCATCCTGGTGTGATCGAGTGCTCTGGAAATCCTACCCCATGGTGCACGTTGTGTGTCAGTCCTATG GCTGCACCACTGACATCATGACAAGTGACCACAGTCCTGTGTTTGCCACCTTTGAAGTGGGAGTCACCTCACAGTTTGTTTCCAAGAACG ACTCCAAATACACAGATTCCCAAGGGGAGATAGAGTTCCTGCACTGCTATGCTACTCTGAAGACCAAGTCCCAGACCAAGTTCTACATTGAGTTTCATTCTAGCTGCTTAGAAA GCTTTGTAAAGAGCCAGGAAGGAGAAAATGAGGATGGAAATGAAGGGGAGCTTGTGGTAAAGTTCGTCGAGGCACTTCCAAAG CTAACTCCAATTATTTCAGACCCAGAATATCTACTGGATCAACATATCCTGATCAGCATTAAGTCGTCAGATAGTGATGAATCTTATG GGGAAGGCTGCATTGCCTTGCGAATAGAAGCAACAGAATCCTTAGCTCCTATCCATACTGTACTCACACACCATGGAGAGAAAACGGGGGTCTTCCAAGGTGAAATCAAGTTACAAACGTCACAaggaaaacagagagagaaactgTATG aTTTTGTCAAGATTGAACGTGATGAAATCACTGGTCAGAAACCAAAGAACATCAGCAATTTAGAGCCGAACAAAGACTGGGATCCAGCTAACAG AAAGTCAAAATCCACTCATCTGATGGccagagaggcagcagccaTCGCTCGCTACTGGGGGAGTGCAGTCACTTCTCCAGACAGCCTGGGAAAGGAGGATATTTTACG GTCCACCCCCACAGACATCAGCAACCCCAACTACCTGGGCATGGCTCCCTTCTCTCAGCAGCCCTCTGCAACCTGCCAGCTTAAGCAGATATCTTCATCAGAGCAGGCACCTTCCCACTGGAACTATGAGCAGCAGTCCAAAGAGAACACCTCCCTAATGGGGCAGAGTCACTCATCCTCCACATCACCCTCCTTGTCACCGCTATCTCCAAAACCATCCCTCCAGCCTACAGCAAGCAGAAGCATTTCTAATTGGAGTCAAGAGTACCA GCCGCCTGACTTGGGGAAATCCACAGCagagcctgtgctgcaggaggaggggcagcAAAGGCCAGAGATGTTTGAGAACCCATTGTATGGCTCCATGGGCTCCAAGGGCAAGGTGGCCCCCAAGAAAGAGCAGGAATATCCCAAGGCCTTGCGGAAAGAGCAGCCGCCACTGCCTGAGCAGATCTGTCATCTCACAAAGCCACAGGAGCCTGAGTGCAGCAAGACCTCTGGCAAACAGCCATCCCCACCTTTCCTGGTGCCCACACAGCGATTCCGGTCCTACACTTCATCCTGCCAGTTGGAAGAAAAGAATACGGGGGAAAAGAGTCAAGGCAAACCAAAGATGACAACACCATTGGAAAACTCGGCACCGCTCAAAAAACTCGTGAAGCCATCAAGGCCTGAAGTCAGCATCCAGGGACAGCAGAACAAGCCACCCCTTCCCTCCAAGAGCCGGGCAGTGCTGGACATGCAGAACTCCAAGGGCCGCGATTACCGGGACAGTTCAGAGCTGCCGCACTCCGGGAAGCACCGGCTGGAGGAGGGCCCGGTCGGCAGGACAACGACACCG TGA
- the INPP5D gene encoding phosphatidylinositol 3,4,5-trisphosphate 5-phosphatase 1 isoform X1: MDQCWYHGNITRSRAEDLLSKVGKDGSFLVRASESIASAYALCVLYRNCVYTYRILPDKENKLIVQASEGVPVKYFQNLEELIEYYKKENMGLVWHLKYPVPREEEEAADELEEDTDLVPTPPVLPPRNILMALPSSETKEASSLPENPRVADVNKLSLSETLLQRLQYQDTSSVSDEHLKLIQDYLRVHIISDFEMVQTGSSNLPQLKKLLTALCKGLFSEASRTLPSLESIQKVFEQQLHPGAHQRSQMLGEASPVNIVLKLNQLISLLSSIEEKVKTLLIEGPDSTHRRSLIPPVTFEVKTDSLGIFSKMQLKVDVEMGKLIIKRSKDGPEDKFYTHKKILQLIKSQKVPNKLVIVVETEKEKTQRKEYIFSDSKKREGFCQLLQQMKNKHSEQPEPDMITIFIGTWNMGAAPAPKKITSWFLSKGQGRTRDDTADYIPHDIYVIGTQEDPQGEKEWLETLRQSLQEITSISFKVIAIHTLWNIRIVVLAKPEHENRISHICTANVKTGIANTLGNKGAVGVSFMFNGTSFGFVNSHLTSGSEKKHRRNQNYTNILRFLTLGDKKLSPFNITHRFTHLFWLGDLNYRVEQPPTEAENIIQKIRQQQYPELLAFDQLLLERRDQKVFLQFEEEEITFAPTYRFERGTREKYVYTKQKATGMKYNLPSWCDRVLWKSYPMVHVVCQSYGCTTDIMTSDHSPVFATFEVGVTSQFVSKNDSKYTDSQGEIEFLHCYATLKTKSQTKFYIEFHSSCLESFVKSQEGENEDGNEGELVVKFVEALPKLTPIISDPEYLLDQHILISIKSSDSDESYGEGCIALRIEATESLAPIHTVLTHHGEKTGVFQGEIKLQTSQGKQREKLYDFVKIERDEITGQKPKNISNLEPNKDWDPANRKSKSTHLMAREAAAIARYWGSAVTSPDSLGKEDILRSTPTDISNPNYLGMAPFSQQPSATCQLKQISSSEQAPSHWNYEQQSKENTSLMGQSHSSSTSPSLSPLSPKPSLQPTASRSISNWSQEYQPPDLGKSTAEPVLQEEGQQRPEMFENPLYGSMGSKGKVAPKKEQEYPKALRKEQPPLPEQICHLTKPQEPECSKTSGKQPSPPFLVPTQRFRSYTSSCQLEEKNTGEKSQGKPKMTTPLENSAPLKKLVKPSRPEVSIQGQQNKPPLPSKSRAVLDMQNSKGRDYRDSSELPHSGKHRLEEGPVGRTTTP; the protein is encoded by the exons GCATCCGAAGGTGTTCCTGTGAAGTATTTTCAGAACCTGGAGGAACTGATAGAGTATTACAAGAAGGAGAACATGGGCCTGGTATGGCACCTCAAATATCCAGTGCCGcgggaagaggaggaggctgctgaTGAACTGGAGGAGGACACTG ACCTGGTACCCACACCTCCTGTCCTGCCCCCACGCAACATCCTGATGGCACTGCCGAGCAGTGAGACAAAGGAGGCCTCTTCTCTCCCCGAAAACCCACGGGTGGCAGACGTGAATAAACTGTCCCTTTCTGAGACACTACTCCAGCGACTGCAGTACCAGGACACAAGCAG TGTCTCTGACGAGCATCTGAAACTCATCCAGGATTACCTGCGAGTTCACATCATCAGTGACTTTGAGATGGTGCAGACTGGCTCAAGCAATCTTCCTCAGCTGAAGAAATTACTTACAGCTCTTTGCAAAGGACTCTTCAG TGAGGCCTCGAGGACTCTCCCATCTCTGGAGTCCATCCAGAAGGTgtttgagcagcagctgcatccTGGTGCCCACCAGCGCTCCCAG ATGCTTGGTGAAGCAAGTCCAGTCAATATTGTATTGAAACTCAACCAGCTGATTTCTTTGCTGTCATCTATTGAAGAAAAG GTGAAAACACTGTTGATTGAAGGTCCTGATTCAACACACCGTCGCTCCCTTATCCCCCCTGTCACTTTTGAG GTGAAAACTGACTCCCTAGGAATTTTCTCAAAAATGCAACTCAAAGTGGATGTGGAAATGGGAAAACTGATTATCAAGAGATCTAAGGATGGTCCAGAAGACAAATTTTATACCCACAAGAAAA TCTTGCAGCTCATCAAGTCCCAGAAGGTTCCAAACAAGCTGGTTATTGTTgtggaaacagaaaaagaaaaaacacagcggaaggaatatattttttctgattCCAAG AAGAGAGAAGGGTTCTGCCAGCTTTTGCAGCAGATGAAGAATAAGCACTCGGAACAACCAGAGCCTGATATGATCACCATTTTCATTGGCACCTGGAATATGG gcgcagccccagccccaaagAAGATCACCTCCTGGTTCCTCTCCAAGGGGCAGGGGAGGACCCGTGATGACACTGCTGACTACATCCCTCATGACATCTATGTGATTGGCACCCAGGAGGATCCCCAGGGGGAGAAGGAATGGCTGGAGACCCTAAGGCAGTCTCTGCAGGAAATCACCAGTATCAGCTTCAAAGTG ATAGCCATCCATACCCTCTGGAACATCAGGATCGTTGTCCTGGCCAAGCCAGAGCACGAGAACCGCATCAGCCACATCTGCACAGCCAACGTGAAGACGGGCATCGCAAATACGCTGG GTAATAAAGGAGCAGTGGGGGTGTCATTCATGTTTAATGGAACTTCCTTTGGGTTTGTTAACAGCCATTTGACTTCAGGAAGTGAAAAGAAACACAG ACGCAACCAGAACTACACGAACATCCTGCGCTTCCTGACCCTGGGAGATAAGAAACTGAGTCCATTTAACATCACTCATCGCTTTACTCATCTGTTCTGGCTGGGAGACCTGAACTACCGTGTGGAACAGCCCCCAACG GAAGCAGAGAATATTATCCAGAAGATCAGGCAGCAGCAGTATCCGGAGCTGCTGGCTTTCGACCAGCTTCTCCTCGAGAGAAGAGACCAAAAGGTGTTCCTGCAGTTCG AGGAAGAGGAGATTACTTTTGCTCCAACCTACCGCTTTGAGAGAGGCACCCGGGAGAAGTATGTTTACACCAAGCAAAAAGCTACAGGG ATGAAGTACAACTTGCCATCCTGGTGTGATCGAGTGCTCTGGAAATCCTACCCCATGGTGCACGTTGTGTGTCAGTCCTATG GCTGCACCACTGACATCATGACAAGTGACCACAGTCCTGTGTTTGCCACCTTTGAAGTGGGAGTCACCTCACAGTTTGTTTCCAAGAACG ACTCCAAATACACAGATTCCCAAGGGGAGATAGAGTTCCTGCACTGCTATGCTACTCTGAAGACCAAGTCCCAGACCAAGTTCTACATTGAGTTTCATTCTAGCTGCTTAGAAA GCTTTGTAAAGAGCCAGGAAGGAGAAAATGAGGATGGAAATGAAGGGGAGCTTGTGGTAAAGTTCGTCGAGGCACTTCCAAAG CTAACTCCAATTATTTCAGACCCAGAATATCTACTGGATCAACATATCCTGATCAGCATTAAGTCGTCAGATAGTGATGAATCTTATG GGGAAGGCTGCATTGCCTTGCGAATAGAAGCAACAGAATCCTTAGCTCCTATCCATACTGTACTCACACACCATGGAGAGAAAACGGGGGTCTTCCAAGGTGAAATCAAGTTACAAACGTCACAaggaaaacagagagagaaactgTATG aTTTTGTCAAGATTGAACGTGATGAAATCACTGGTCAGAAACCAAAGAACATCAGCAATTTAGAGCCGAACAAAGACTGGGATCCAGCTAACAG AAAGTCAAAATCCACTCATCTGATGGccagagaggcagcagccaTCGCTCGCTACTGGGGGAGTGCAGTCACTTCTCCAGACAGCCTGGGAAAGGAGGATATTTTACG GTCCACCCCCACAGACATCAGCAACCCCAACTACCTGGGCATGGCTCCCTTCTCTCAGCAGCCCTCTGCAACCTGCCAGCTTAAGCAGATATCTTCATCAGAGCAGGCACCTTCCCACTGGAACTATGAGCAGCAGTCCAAAGAGAACACCTCCCTAATGGGGCAGAGTCACTCATCCTCCACATCACCCTCCTTGTCACCGCTATCTCCAAAACCATCCCTCCAGCCTACAGCAAGCAGAAGCATTTCTAATTGGAGTCAAGAGTACCA GCCGCCTGACTTGGGGAAATCCACAGCagagcctgtgctgcaggaggaggggcagcAAAGGCCAGAGATGTTTGAGAACCCATTGTATGGCTCCATGGGCTCCAAGGGCAAGGTGGCCCCCAAGAAAGAGCAGGAATATCCCAAGGCCTTGCGGAAAGAGCAGCCGCCACTGCCTGAGCAGATCTGTCATCTCACAAAGCCACAGGAGCCTGAGTGCAGCAAGACCTCTGGCAAACAGCCATCCCCACCTTTCCTGGTGCCCACACAGCGATTCCGGTCCTACACTTCATCCTGCCAGTTGGAAGAAAAGAATACGGGGGAAAAGAGTCAAGGCAAACCAAAGATGACAACACCATTGGAAAACTCGGCACCGCTCAAAAAACTCGTGAAGCCATCAAGGCCTGAAGTCAGCATCCAGGGACAGCAGAACAAGCCACCCCTTCCCTCCAAGAGCCGGGCAGTGCTGGACATGCAGAACTCCAAGGGCCGCGATTACCGGGACAGTTCAGAGCTGCCGCACTCCGGGAAGCACCGGCTGGAGGAGGGCCCGGTCGGCAGGACAACGACACCG TGA